In one window of Thalassophryne amazonica chromosome 9, fThaAma1.1, whole genome shotgun sequence DNA:
- the LOC117516802 gene encoding ladderlectin-like, whose product MVTMTTAAFLCLLLGAAFAAPAEDKDLKVAETPAEAPTNQLPDAAVLMNFCPTGWFSYGSRCFLFVNSYKNWYSAEEHCSTLGGQLASVQNGREYIFLQQLTQGHQRTMAWLGGFNLQNKWMWIDRQGFYYTTWFSSSSITNAACTFLRSTSNGGNTNCYSTQSFICAKNPFGC is encoded by the exons ATGGTCACCATGACGACCGCCGCCTTCCTCTGCCTCCTCCTGGGCGCCGCCTTTGCAG CTCCTGCTGAAGATAAAGACCTGAAGGTCGCCG AAACACCAGCCGAGGCCCCGACCAATCAATTGCCTGATGCAGCAG TTCTCATGAACTTCTGCCCGACTGGCTGGTTCAGTTACGGATCTCGCTGCTTCCTGTTCGTCAACAGTTACAAGAACTGGTACAGTGCCGAG GAGCACTGCAGTACCCTGGGCGGCCAGCTGGCGTCAGTGCAGAATGGCAGAGAGTACATCTTCCTGCAGCAGCTGACACAGGGCCACCAGAGGACCATGGCCTGGCTGGGAGGCTTCAACCTGCAG AACAAGTGGATGTGGATCGACCGTCAGGGTTTTTACTACACGACCTGGTTTAGTTCATCCTCTATCACCAACGCCGCCTGTACCTTCCTGCGCTCCACCT CTAATGGTGGTAACACCAACTGCTATTCTACTCAGAGCTTCATCTGTGCCAAGAACCCGTTCGGTTGTTAA
- the LOC117517897 gene encoding chromosome-associated kinesin KIF4-like yields the protein MQTEHQKNIQSLQTAVDSLLKEKEELVLALQSAKKDNNQAKVSEQRRKRLLELEGQLVEMKKKLSEQSRLLKLRESSVQNMNKLTQEIQSSGQREGHEENKSGRDVN from the exons AAAAACATTCAGTCTCTTCAGACTGCCGTGGACTCCCTGCTGAAGGAGAAAGAGGAGCTCGTTCTGGCACTTCAGTCTGCAAAAAAAGACAACAATCAGGCAAA GGTGAGTGAACAGCGCAGGAAGAGGCTGCTGGAGCTTGAGGGCCAACTTGTCGAAATGAAGAAGAAGCTGTCGGAACAGTCCAGACTTCTGAAACTCAGAGAGTCCTCTGTGCAAAACATGAACAAGCTGACGCAGGAGATTCAG AGCTCCGGTCAGAGAGAAGGGCACGAAGAGAATAAGAGCGGCAGAGACGTCAACTAG